A stretch of Pseudomonadota bacterium DNA encodes these proteins:
- the lgt gene encoding prolipoprotein diacylglyceryl transferase: MIPYPQIDPVFFALGPLKVRWYGLMYVLGFTAVHILVSYQCRKYRLKKLAEHYENLNFTLIIGLILGARLGYVLFYNFSYYLQQPAEIPAVWLGGMSFHGALIGLLIAGWLYCRKHDLDFLRTTDAYTMTIPIGLGLGRIGNFINGELFGRVTDVPWAMIFPAGGAVPRHPSQLYECLLEGVFLFLLLWTLRIPYYRHNWPRGTILATFLVGYGLSRVVVELFREPDVQLGILFGLVTMGQLLSLIMIGGGILLFVLKPKGSGSV; the protein is encoded by the coding sequence ATGATCCCCTACCCTCAGATCGACCCGGTTTTTTTCGCCCTCGGCCCGCTCAAGGTCCGCTGGTATGGCCTGATGTACGTCCTCGGTTTTACCGCAGTCCATATTCTGGTCAGCTACCAGTGCCGGAAATACCGGTTGAAAAAGCTCGCCGAGCATTATGAGAATCTGAATTTCACCCTGATCATCGGCCTGATCCTCGGCGCACGGCTTGGCTATGTCCTCTTCTACAACTTTTCCTACTATCTGCAGCAGCCCGCCGAAATTCCCGCCGTCTGGTTGGGCGGCATGTCTTTTCACGGCGCCCTGATCGGACTGCTCATCGCCGGCTGGCTCTATTGCCGGAAACACGACCTTGATTTTTTACGGACCACCGATGCCTATACCATGACCATCCCCATCGGACTCGGCCTGGGGAGGATCGGCAATTTCATCAACGGCGAACTGTTCGGCCGGGTCACCGACGTCCCCTGGGCGATGATTTTCCCCGCCGGCGGGGCGGTTCCCCGACATCCGTCCCAGCTCTACGAATGTCTGCTCGAAGGAGTGTTCCTCTTCCTCCTGCTCTGGACCCTGCGCATCCCCTACTATCGCCACAACTGGCCCCGCGGAACCATCCTGGCGACCTTTCTGGTCGGTTACGGCCTCAGCCGCGTGGTTGTTGAACTGTTCCGGGAGCCCGATGTCCAGCTCGGGATCCTGTTCGGTCTGGTTACCATGGGCCAGTTGCTGAGCCTGATCATGATCGGCGGCGGCATCCTTCTCTTTGTGCTCAAACCGAAAGGTTCCGGCTCCGTCTGA